The sequence GAGGCGATGTTCAAGCAGCTAAAGATCGAAGTCGTGGTGGCTAAAGAAAGTGGAAAAATAGGCGGTACCTTCGAAAAGGTAGAAGCCTGTCTTAATTTGAACCTTCCTTTAGTTCTTTTGAAACGACCGGCGGCAGAGATAGCTTCAAATCAACAAACCATTACAGAATTTATTAAACATTTGGAGGTAATAACATGAAATCAGAAATTATTATTCTAGGGCACGGCAGCCGTCGAGCAGAAGCAAACGAAGGACTTTTAGTAGTCGCTGAAAAAGTAAGCAGAATTATTGGGCAGCCTGTAACCCCCGCTTATATGGCTCATGACCACCCGAGCTTGCCGGAAGCGGTAGAGGCTAAAATTGAAAGTGGAGCAAAGCACATTGTTATAATGCCCCTCTTTCTTTTCCGTGG comes from Desulfosporosinus meridiei DSM 13257 and encodes:
- a CDS encoding sirohydrochlorin chelatase, whose translation is MKSEIIILGHGSRRAEANEGLLVVAEKVSRIIGQPVTPAYMAHDHPSLPEAVEAKIESGAKHIVIMPLFLFRGMHVTVDIHEELREIREQHPEVEIVFTRELGADDGIASLASLRIKEALGE